The Streptomyces hundungensis genome contains the following window.
CAACGGCGAGGCACCGGTCCCGGTGGTCGCGCCGAGGACACCCGCGGACTGCTTCGACGCGGCGATGGACGCGGCCCGGATCGCGCTGGCCTACCGCACCCCGGTCTTCCTGCTCTCCGACGGCTACCTCGCCAACGGCTCCGAGCCATGGCGGGTGCCGGAGATCGACGAACTCCCCGATCTGCGCGTGCAGTTCACCACCGGGCCCAACCACACGCTGGCCGACGGCACCGAGGTGTTCTGGCCCTACAAGCGGGACCCGCACACCCTGGCACGCCCCTGGGCGGTGCCCGGCACGCCGGGGCTCGAGCACCGGATCGGCGGCATCGAGAAGCAGGACGGCACGGGCAACATCTCCTACGACCCGGCCAACCACGACTTCATGGTCCGCATCCGCCAGGCCAAGATCGACGGCGTCGAGGTCCCCGATGTGAGCGTGGACGACCCCGACGGCGCCCGCACCCTCGTGCTCGGCTGGGGCTCGACGTATGGCCCCATCACCGCCGCGGTACGCCGCCTCCGCGCCCAGGGCGAACCCATCGCCCAGGCGCATCTGCGCCACATCAACCCCTTCCCGAAGAACCTCGGCGAGATCCTGGCGCGCTACGACAAGGTCGTCGTGCCGGAGATGAACCTCGGCCAGCTCGCCACCCTGATCCGCGCCAAGTACCTGGTCGACGCCCACTCCTACAACCAGGTCAACGGCATGCCGTTCAAGGCCGAGCAGCTCGCCACGGTTCTCAAGGAGGCCATCCATGCCTAATGCGAACGAGCTCTTGCAGCTGGTCCCCAAGGCCGAGGGCAAGCAGTCCATGAAGGACTTCAAGTCCGACCAGGAAGTGCGCTGGTGCCCGGGGTGCGGTGACTACGCGATCCTGGCCGCCGTGCAGGGCTTCATGCCCGAGCTCGGCCTGGCCAAGGAGAACATCGTCTTCGTCTCCGGCATCGGCTGCTCCTCCCGCTTCCCGTACTACATGAACACGTACGGGATGCACTCCATCCACGGCCGGGCCCCGGCCATCGCGACCGGGCTCGCCTCCTCGCGGCGGGACTTGAGCGTGTGGGTGGTGACCGGTGACGGCGACGCGCTGTCGATCGGCGGCAACCACCTCATCCACGCCCTGCGCCGCAACGTCAACTTGAAGATCCTGCTGTTCAACAACCGTATCTACGGCCTGACCAAGGGCCAGTACTCGCCCACCTCCGAGGTCGGCAAGATCACCAAGTCGACGCCGATGGGCTCCCTGGACGCGCCCTTCAACCCGGTCTCCCTCGCCATCGGCGCCGAGGCCTCGTTCGTGGCGCGGACCGTGGACTCCGACCGCAAGCACCTCACCGAGGTGCTGCGCCAGGCGGCCGAGCACCCCGGTACCGCCCTGGTGGAGATCTACCAGAACTGCAACATCTTCAACGACGGCGCCTTCGAGGCCCTCAAGGACAAGGACCAGGCGGAGGAGGCCGTGATCCGCCTGGAGCACGGGCAGCCGATCCGTTTCGGCGCGGACGCCGCCAAGGGCGTGGTCCGCGACCCGGCCACCGGCGACCTCGTGGTCGTCCCGGTCACCGCGGAGAACGAGGCGGACATCCTGGTCCACGACGCGCACAACGCCTCGCCCACCACGGCGTTCGCGCTCTCCCGCCTCGCCGACCCCGACACCCTGCACCACACCCCGATCGGTGTGTTCCGCTCCGTCGACCGCCCGGTGTACGACACCTTGATGGCCGACCAGCTGGACACCGCGATCGAGCAGAACGGAAAGGGCGACCTGGCCGCGCTGCTGGCGGGCAAGGACACCTGGACGGTCGTCGGCTGACCCCGGTCCACCCCACGCGCCGCATGCCCGGCCGGGAGGTCCTCCAAGGACCCCGGCCGGGCCTGCGCGTTTCACCCATCACACCAACTCGGCGGCGCTACACGGCAGTTGACGTCTCGCGCGCCGCGTCATAGGCGGCCCGGGCGCGCTGCACATCGGCCATCCGCGCCCCGGTCCAGCGGGCAAGGGCCCGCACCTGCTCGGCGGCCTCGCGCCCGAGCTCGGTGATCGAGTAGTCGACGCGCGGCGGGATCACCGGCTTGGCGTCGCGGTGTACGAAGCCGTCGCGCTCCAGCGTCCGCAGGGTCTGGGCGAGCATCTTCTCGCTGACCGTGCCGACCTTGCCGACCTCGCGCCGCAGCTCGCTGAACCGGTACGGCCGGTCGAGCAGCGCGTCCAGAACCAGGACGCCCCAGCGGCTGGTGACGTGCTCCAGCACGAGCCGGTGCGGGCACATGGCCTCCCGCCGCTCCTCACGCGCACCCCGGCCGTCCCGCTCACTTACTCCCATGC
Protein-coding sequences here:
- a CDS encoding 2-oxoacid:ferredoxin oxidoreductase subunit beta, giving the protein MPNANELLQLVPKAEGKQSMKDFKSDQEVRWCPGCGDYAILAAVQGFMPELGLAKENIVFVSGIGCSSRFPYYMNTYGMHSIHGRAPAIATGLASSRRDLSVWVVTGDGDALSIGGNHLIHALRRNVNLKILLFNNRIYGLTKGQYSPTSEVGKITKSTPMGSLDAPFNPVSLAIGAEASFVARTVDSDRKHLTEVLRQAAEHPGTALVEIYQNCNIFNDGAFEALKDKDQAEEAVIRLEHGQPIRFGADAAKGVVRDPATGDLVVVPVTAENEADILVHDAHNASPTTAFALSRLADPDTLHHTPIGVFRSVDRPVYDTLMADQLDTAIEQNGKGDLAALLAGKDTWTVVG
- a CDS encoding winged helix-turn-helix transcriptional regulator, with the translated sequence MGVSERDGRGAREERREAMCPHRLVLEHVTSRWGVLVLDALLDRPYRFSELRREVGKVGTVSEKMLAQTLRTLERDGFVHRDAKPVIPPRVDYSITELGREAAEQVRALARWTGARMADVQRARAAYDAARETSTAV